In the genome of Eschrichtius robustus isolate mEscRob2 chromosome 2, mEscRob2.pri, whole genome shotgun sequence, the window AGATAGATTTGGAAGAGGTAAGGTAAGAATTGAATTTCTCATCTGAGGGATACTTAACTCTTGTTCATCTAGACCTCAATTATTGTTTTTCAGGAATGTCAGATCACAGATACGGGGATGGTGGCTCTACTTTCCAGAGCACGACAGGACACTGTGTACACATGCGGGGATTACCTTACAGAGCTACTGAGAACGACATTTATAATGTAAGTGTAGATTAAATTCGTAAGTTGTATATTTCAGTATAACAGTAAAAACATGGTTCTTATTCTACTTAAGTGAAGCAGCAtgttaaaattctgttttctgtAACAGTATTTGACTTGATTCTCTGAAATACCTTACATTTAGTTTTTTTCACCACTCAACCCTGTGAGAGTACATATTGAAATTGGTCCCGATGGCAGAGTAACTGGCGAAGCAGACGTCGAGTTTGCAACTCATGAAGATGCTGTGGCAGCTATGTCAAAAGACAAAGCAAATATGCGTAAGTGTGATTTAAGGATCTTCAGGTCTCTTTATAGGTAGTTGTGTGACTAATGATTATGATAAAGGAATAGTAAGGATGAGAAAAATCTGTAATTCAATAATAGGGTTCTATGGGATGTTTAAAAAGTGCGTGGATTTTGAAAGTTAGTATGATTAAAAAGAATTTGTGATAACACTGACTAAGGTATATGCTTAATTGACAAACTTAAAGCAATTTAGATGAATGTTTAAGATTGCTTTTTGAAACTTGCATGAAGTAAATCAGCTGAAAGAAGcagctagaatttttttttactaaaagtaTTTATAGTTCACAGATCTACTTAAAAGAACTAAAAGTGCTTATCCTTTTATTTCACCAACAaacattttcaactttttttttctcatttcagaaCACAGATATGTAGAACTCTTCTTGAATTCTACAGCAGGAGCAAGCGGTGGTGCTTACGGTAGCCAAATGCTAGGAGGCATGGGTTTGTGTAAATATCACtttagtgtcttttttttaagcTAACCTTGTATGCCTTTTCTCTCATTTCAGAACACAGATATGTAGAACTCTTCTTGAATTCTACAGCAGGAGCAAGCGGTGGTGCTTATGGTAGCCAAATGATGGGAGGCATGGGCTTGTGTAAATAtcgttagtttttttaaaaaccaaaacatttatatctatataaGTCAATTATATAAGTTAAGTTAATTTATATATAAGGAGTTTAGCATAATTTAGGCAAAGAAAAGTTTTGATTTGAATAGTACGTGTGCCTTAAATCCTTGTGAGTTAAATAAAACTGTTAGATAACAAATTAGTTTGAAGTACTTTTGGGGGAGGGGACTACAGAAAGAAACTAGTTGAATTGTATATGAAGTATAAATCTAAAAGTAATATTTAGCAAAAAGCACAGGATCAAAATAAATTTTGGGGCATAATCAGGTGTTTAGTGATACCTGTGTATTGACCTACCCTTAATATATCAAATTATGGGGGAAAATCCCACTAAATCCAGTTAAGCATTTTCATAAGGTCTTGTCAAAATGCCTCTACTTAACGGAAACGTGGATTCAGTACTGCTGATGTGTATGCTGTTGGCCTTGTGGTTTATAACCGTTTGACTAGCTCAAATGATGGATAGAAAGGTAGTCTGGTCATAGACAATAGGCAGAAGGAGGCACAGAGGGTTATATATAGTGATGTAAGATCAAGACTGGAATAATAGATTTAGAATTACAAGCCCGGTACCACCAGGTACCACATTACATACGGAACAAGGTTCTAATGTTCTCTTAACTTAACAGCAAACCAGTCCAGTTATGGCGGCCCAGCCAGCCAGCAGCTGAGTGGTGGTTATGGAGGCGGCTATGGCGGCCAGAGCAGCATGAGTGGATATGGTAAGTGTGTTTTTTTATATACTTGAATAAGTTTCAGGC includes:
- the HNRNPH1 gene encoding heterogeneous nuclear ribonucleoprotein H isoform X11 gives rise to the protein MAMQRPGPYDRPGAGRGYNSIGRGAGFERMRRGAYGGGYGGYDDYNGYNDGYGFGSDRFGRDLNYCFSGMSDHRYGDGGSTFQSTTGHCVHMRGLPYRATENDIYNFFSPLNPVRVHIEIGPDGRVTGEADVEFATHEDAVAAMSKDKANMQHRYVELFLNSTAGASGGAYEHRYVELFLNSTAGASGGAYGSQMMGGMGLSNQSSYGGPASQQLSGGYGGGYGGQSSMSGYGSQGAVNSSYYNSGSRASMGVNGMGGMSSMSSMSGGWGM